The DNA window CAAGGCTACTTTCGGATTTCTGGCCACACGGTCAGCTACTAACCGCTAAAGCGGTTAACTTGTCCTTCCATCTCTTAACTAATAGATGCTAAGCGGAGGACATTAGGAAGGCTGACAGCTCCCCTGTGCGCAATATTCTTTGAAGCATTGTAATCGGCGTTCTCTCTATGACCGCATCTCTTACACTTGAAGTTAGACTGTTTCTGACGGTTGTTTTTATCGATGTACCCGCATTCAGAACACTGCTGCGAAGTATACATCGGGTTGATAATCACGACAGGTACACCTTCAAGTTTTGCTTTGTATAATATGAATCTGGTCAGTTCAGAGAACGCCCATTTACCCAACCTGTCTCTCTGCGCTTTAGTAACCGTAGCCTCCGGACGGAAACCGTTAAGGTTCTCCAGTGCAATAGCCCGAAACGTGTCTTTAGCGCGTTCAACCAACTGTTTTGCAACCCGGTGGTTCAGATCACGTTTGAACCGGCGTTCCTTTTTGGATAATTTCCTGAGATGTTTCTTGGCAGACCATGTTCCAGCTGACTGCAATCTCGATTTTAGACTGGTATATCGCTCTCGTATCTCATCTGCTTTTGTGCCTTTGTAAACTTCATTATCAGAAGTGGTTGCTATATTGACTACACCAAGGTCTACACCCAGAACATCATCGTTGTACCTAACTTCGTTTTCACCCACTTCCATCACAAGCATCAGGTAAAAGTTACCTTCTTCGTAAATCAGGTCTGTTTGACCTCGGATTCTGTTTTTATCCAGAGGTCGAAAATCACCATAAGATATTCCTATCTTCTCACGACCATCCAGTGTAAGTATAGAAACCATATCGTTTCCTTTGAACGACAGAACTCTCTGGTCGTAGACCACAGCTCCCCTTTTCTCGAATTTGTGCATGGTTTTTCTGTCGTTGCTGTAGCTTTCAGCTACTTTACCGATTGCCCTGACAGCCAATTGAGCAGACAGAGCGAATTTTTGCCTGATGTCATAATAAGTCAGTTTCTGAATCCCGGTTTTACCAAATTTCTTGTTGTGCCATGCAATCTCAGAAGCATAGTTGCAGGCCTCATTGAACTTCTCCATAGTTGTCAATAGTTTATTGCGTTGTTCTCTATCGGGATTCAGTTTAACTTTCAGGGTCAAGAGCATGATATCCCCAATATGTCATACACATATAAACTAATTATGAAACAGAGATGCTACTGCTGGTCAATAATGGTTAATTTTAATAATAGACGCATTCCTCACTCTTTTAACGAGATTTAAAGATATTGATAAATTTTCAATATACCAAGTTTAAGTTTAACTCTTAATTTTTAATTTAGATTGTTCTGATTTAAAGAGAACTGTTAAAACTGTTGGCTTCTTGATTCATTTCTTGTGAAGTTGCAAAAGCCTATGGTATATTTGATGAAGATTATGGCATATCAGAAAGAGCCAACATACTAATTGATGAAAACTGGAAAGTCAGTTTTGTAAAAGTTTATCCAATGGGTGAAGTCCCCGACATAAGCGAAATCCTTGATAAACTTGGTTGAAATTAAATAACCTTTTTGACAAAGTCCATCTGTGTATATTACAACAGATAGGATTTATCTACTTTTTAAAAATGACCAGAAAAATTAATACTGATAGTTTAATTCATAACCATAAGTATAATTAACGTATAATAATTTATATATAGCAGATCCAAATAAAAATTTTCAGTAAAAAATGATAGATTATAAAGAGGAGATATAAACTCAATGATAGATGTCGGAATTATTGGCAGTTCTGGTTACACTGGCGGAGAATTGATACGGTTGTTAGTCAACCATAAATACACTAATATCGAAATCTGTACTTCAAGAAAATTTGCCGGTCAAAAGGTAAGCGATGTACATAAACATCTGAAAGGTTTTATAAATCTTGAATTTGAAGATATAAGCCCCAGAGACCTTAAAAACAGATGTGACGTTATATTCCTTGCCGTACCACACGGAACATCCATGAACATTGTTCCAGATTTACTGGATGAATATACAAAAGTGATTGATTTAAGCGCCGATTACAGGATTAACAGCCAGACCTTTGAAAATTTGTATGGAATAGAGCATTCTGATAAAAGGAAAGTTGTATATGGACTTCCTGAAATCCATCCGGAAGTCTCAGAAAAAAATCTGGTTGCAAATCCGGGTTGTTATTCTACAGGGGCTATACTTTCAGCCTCTCCGCTTGCTAACTCCGGCTTAATAGATTCTATAATTTTTGATTCTAAGTCTGGCATCACAGGTGCAGGTGTTAACCCAACCCAAACATCACATTATCCAAATATGGCTGAAAACGTCCAGCCCTATAAATTAACATCTCATAGGCATTATGCAGAAATGTTCCAGGAACTAAGCATGATGGATGAATCACTGATTAATATTAACTTTACACCGCATGTTATACCATCGATAAGGGGCATCCTCACAACTGCTCATATATTCACCAACAGACAGGTTTCAACCGAGGAAGTAAAGTCCATATATGCAGAATATTATAAGGATAATCCGTTTGTACGTATAATTGACGGCATCCCTTCCCTGAGCACAGTTAGAGGGTCTAACTTCTGTGATATCGGGTTTGAAATCGATGTAAACAATAACAGGGTTGTCGTTGTATCAGCAATAGATAATCTGGTCAAAGGTGCAGCAGGACAAGCGATTCAGAATATGAATCTTATGTGTGGATTTAATGAAACTGAAGGCATCTGGTTTTCAGGTATTACACCTTGAATATAATCTTTTTAATAAGAATCTAACAATATAGAAACATGGTGAATGTATGAAAGTAAAAGATGTAATGAACTCTGATGTGATATATTCCAAATCCAGTGACAGCATAAGGAGTACTGCACAGATACTCAAGAAAAATGGTATAAGCGGTGTTCCTGTTGTAGATGATAAAAATAACATTGTAGGTGTTATATCCGAAGAAGACCTTTTGAGATTCCTTGAAATCCCTGACCATAGAGGTTTATGGCTCCCCAGCCCGTTTGAAGTGATTGAAATTCCTATAAGAGAATTCGTAAGCTGGGAAGAAACAAAACACATGCTCAGTGATTTTGGAGATAAAAAAGTTCAACAGGTAATGAAAACCGATGTATTAACCATTACTCCAGAAGATACGATAGAATATGCATCCCAATTAATGACAAAACATAAAATTAACCGGTTACCAGTAATTGAAGATGGAAAACTTATCGGTATCGTTACCAGAGGAGACATAATCGAGGGTCTTTCAAGGTCCTGAAGGAGTTTATAAAATGAAACCCATTGACGGTGGAATCTGTGCGGTTAGGGGAGTGCATGCTGGTGGTATTAAACCCGGTAAAAATGGACTTGGTGTTATCACTGCCAGTGGCAACTCTGCAGGAGTTTTTACCCGTAATAAAGTGATAGCCGCTCCTTTAATAGTCACCAGGGAAAGAATCACTGAAAAAGGTCATCTTTCTGCTGTAATCATGAATAGCGGCAATGCTAATGCATTCACAGGAGAAGAAGGGATTGATGATTCAGTATACATGGCAAAACTGCTTGCTGATAAATTAGATATTCCAGATAAGCAGGTAGGTGTTGCATCCACTGGAGTTATCGGGAAGAAACTCGATACTGACTGGTTAGATGAAAACATCGATGAGGTTTTAAATTCCCTATCCAACAGTCCTGATGGCAGCCAATCTGCTGCCCGCTCAATAATGACCACCGATACATTTGCCAAAGAGTCTGCAATTGAACTTAATAACGGTATCCGTATTGGCGGAATTGCAAAAGGCTCTGGAATGATAGAACCGAACATGGG is part of the Methanohalobium evestigatum Z-7303 genome and encodes:
- a CDS encoding RNA-guided endonuclease InsQ/TnpB family protein, with amino-acid sequence MLLTLKVKLNPDREQRNKLLTTMEKFNEACNYASEIAWHNKKFGKTGIQKLTYYDIRQKFALSAQLAVRAIGKVAESYSNDRKTMHKFEKRGAVVYDQRVLSFKGNDMVSILTLDGREKIGISYGDFRPLDKNRIRGQTDLIYEEGNFYLMLVMEVGENEVRYNDDVLGVDLGVVNIATTSDNEVYKGTKADEIRERYTSLKSRLQSAGTWSAKKHLRKLSKKERRFKRDLNHRVAKQLVERAKDTFRAIALENLNGFRPEATVTKAQRDRLGKWAFSELTRFILYKAKLEGVPVVIINPMYTSQQCSECGYIDKNNRQKQSNFKCKRCGHRENADYNASKNIAHRGAVSLPNVLRLASIS
- a CDS encoding CBS domain-containing protein, with amino-acid sequence MKVKDVMNSDVIYSKSSDSIRSTAQILKKNGISGVPVVDDKNNIVGVISEEDLLRFLEIPDHRGLWLPSPFEVIEIPIREFVSWEETKHMLSDFGDKKVQQVMKTDVLTITPEDTIEYASQLMTKHKINRLPVIEDGKLIGIVTRGDIIEGLSRS
- the argC gene encoding N-acetyl-gamma-glutamyl-phosphate reductase, giving the protein MIDVGIIGSSGYTGGELIRLLVNHKYTNIEICTSRKFAGQKVSDVHKHLKGFINLEFEDISPRDLKNRCDVIFLAVPHGTSMNIVPDLLDEYTKVIDLSADYRINSQTFENLYGIEHSDKRKVVYGLPEIHPEVSEKNLVANPGCYSTGAILSASPLANSGLIDSIIFDSKSGITGAGVNPTQTSHYPNMAENVQPYKLTSHRHYAEMFQELSMMDESLININFTPHVIPSIRGILTTAHIFTNRQVSTEEVKSIYAEYYKDNPFVRIIDGIPSLSTVRGSNFCDIGFEIDVNNNRVVVVSAIDNLVKGAAGQAIQNMNLMCGFNETEGIWFSGITP